A genomic segment from Lignipirellula cremea encodes:
- the tnpC gene encoding IS66 family transposase: MDASLSNDDGLVDAAFLEKVLRGRLSEAEARTFAAAGAEIIAFTMLALTQRVAGQQAAGPNTPSAAVPPYAKPTASPRKGQRRRGGQKGHPGVTRPPLPEPDRRRELQLDCCPECQGKLQRTGDTRTRRSEDIPDGLKPVITEDILHRDYCPTCKKRVEPKPPDVLPNCTLGNRTLVLSAVLHYLQGLTISQIVDTFNFHLRMKVTPGGLMQMWHRLATLLFAWYVQIQAECLDSARLNADETGWRVQGKTHWLWCFAGPDATFYMIDRSRGSPALQKFFTKAFEGVLITDFWSPYDAIVCADKQKCWPHLLRDMANVDEKHAGDKVWQSFARRVISVYREAKKLHAAKATTVAVDYDIAAMRLESRLATIAGEAWNHPDAARLAKRLAKYGDQLLTFLWHDDIPSDNNHGERQIRPAVMIRKNSYGNHSDRGMLTQSVLMTIFRTLKLRNQQPLETILEALANYAKTGKIPPLPQKAE, encoded by the coding sequence ATGGACGCTTCCCTTTCTAACGACGATGGCCTGGTGGACGCCGCCTTTTTGGAGAAGGTGCTGCGTGGGCGGTTGAGTGAGGCTGAGGCTCGAACGTTTGCTGCGGCCGGGGCCGAGATTATCGCCTTTACCATGCTGGCGCTTACGCAGCGGGTCGCTGGTCAGCAGGCGGCCGGGCCGAACACGCCGTCGGCCGCCGTTCCGCCGTACGCCAAGCCGACCGCTTCGCCCAGGAAAGGTCAGCGGCGACGCGGCGGACAAAAAGGACATCCCGGCGTCACCCGACCGCCGCTTCCTGAGCCGGATCGGCGCCGCGAACTCCAACTCGATTGTTGCCCTGAGTGCCAGGGCAAGCTGCAGCGAACAGGCGACACTCGCACTCGCCGCAGCGAAGACATTCCCGACGGCCTCAAGCCGGTCATTACGGAAGACATCCTGCATCGCGACTATTGCCCGACCTGCAAAAAACGCGTCGAGCCCAAGCCGCCCGACGTCCTGCCGAACTGCACGCTCGGCAATCGCACGCTGGTCCTGTCGGCCGTGCTCCATTACCTGCAGGGACTGACGATCAGCCAGATTGTCGACACCTTCAACTTCCATCTGCGAATGAAGGTCACGCCGGGCGGGCTCATGCAGATGTGGCATCGGCTGGCGACTCTGCTGTTCGCCTGGTACGTGCAGATTCAAGCCGAATGTCTCGACTCGGCCCGGCTCAACGCCGACGAAACCGGCTGGCGAGTGCAAGGCAAGACGCATTGGCTGTGGTGCTTCGCCGGGCCGGATGCGACTTTCTATATGATCGATCGCAGTCGCGGTTCGCCGGCGTTACAAAAGTTTTTTACCAAAGCCTTCGAAGGCGTCCTCATTACCGACTTCTGGTCGCCGTACGATGCGATCGTCTGCGCCGACAAACAGAAGTGCTGGCCGCACCTGCTGCGCGACATGGCGAACGTCGACGAAAAACACGCCGGTGACAAGGTCTGGCAGTCGTTCGCGCGGCGAGTGATCAGCGTCTATCGCGAAGCGAAGAAACTGCACGCCGCCAAGGCGACAACGGTTGCGGTCGACTACGACATCGCCGCGATGCGTTTAGAAAGCCGACTGGCGACCATCGCCGGCGAAGCCTGGAACCACCCCGACGCGGCCCGCCTCGCCAAACGCCTGGCGAAGTACGGCGACCAGCTGCTGACCTTTTTATGGCACGACGACATCCCCTCGGACAACAACCACGGCGAGCGTCAGATTCGTCCGGCGGTGATGATCCGCAAGAACAGTTACGGCAACCACAGCGACCGCGGCATGCTCACCCAATCGGTACTGATGACGATCTTCCGCACCCTCAAACTGCGAAATCAACAACCGCTCGAAACGATCCTCGAAGCCCTCGCGAACTACGCAAAAACCGGAAAAATCCCGCCCCTGCCGCAGAAGGCTGAATAG
- a CDS encoding ATP-binding protein — protein sequence MTGAALDRLPHRCHILEAGGASYRLQDARRRRSSKPSQT from the coding sequence CTGACCGGCGCTGCGCTGGACCGACTGCCCCATCGCTGTCACATCCTGGAGGCCGGCGGCGCGAGCTACCGCCTGCAGGATGCCAGGCGTCGTCGCTCATCAAAACCGTCGCAAACCTAA
- a CDS encoding integrase core domain-containing protein: protein MPKASPNLNDRCERFIETIKLQCLNRFIVSGKRHLYYLTAEFTSHYNTRRAHMESDHLPPVREEPEEVEKLKMDQIEVKSYVGGLVKSFERRAA, encoded by the coding sequence TTGCCCAAAGCGAGCCCCAACCTCAACGACAGATGCGAGCGGTTTATCGAAACGATCAAGCTGCAGTGCTTGAACAGGTTCATCGTGTCCGGCAAGCGGCATTTGTACTACCTGACTGCCGAGTTTACGAGCCATTACAATACTCGCCGTGCTCACATGGAAAGCGACCATCTGCCGCCAGTCCGGGAAGAACCGGAAGAGGTGGAGAAGCTGAAGATGGACCAGATCGAAGTGAAGTCGTACGTCGGCGGTTTGGTAAAATCGTTTGAGCGAAGGGCGGCGTAA
- a CDS encoding nuclear transport factor 2 family protein — MKNKATFSPAVPSVSPPNKPSPTSIRPPFTLESAIAKVRAAEDAWNSRDPHRVSLAYSEDSQWRNRSQFIRGREQIREFLTGKWEKELDYRLTKSLWSFTENRIAVRFQYEYHHAEGQWFRAYGNELWEFDDEGLMRRREASINDVAIEEEQRKFHWSAPGPRPQDDAGIPDVA; from the coding sequence ATGAAAAACAAAGCCACTTTTTCGCCGGCTGTCCCGTCTGTATCGCCGCCGAACAAACCGTCGCCAACATCCATCCGACCACCCTTCACATTGGAATCCGCCATCGCCAAGGTTCGTGCCGCCGAAGATGCGTGGAACAGCCGTGACCCGCATCGAGTCTCGCTGGCCTACTCGGAAGACTCGCAGTGGAGAAACCGCAGCCAGTTCATCCGTGGCCGTGAGCAAATTCGAGAGTTCCTGACTGGCAAGTGGGAAAAGGAACTTGACTATCGGCTCACCAAGTCGCTCTGGAGCTTTACGGAGAATCGGATCGCCGTCCGCTTCCAGTACGAATACCACCACGCCGAGGGACAGTGGTTCCGAGCTTACGGCAACGAGCTTTGGGAATTCGACGATGAGGGTCTGATGCGGCGTCGAGAGGCCAGCATCAACGATGTTGCCATTGAGGAAGAGCAGCGCAAGTTCCATTGGTCGGCGCCCGGCCCAAGACCGCAAGATGACGCTGGCATTCCCGATGTCGCCTGA
- a CDS encoding FMN-dependent NADH-azoreductase, which produces MINLLHLDASPRGERSHTRRLTAEFVGEWRKAYPLDAVTYRDIGRNPIPHVTEDWIAGAFTPSERRTGSMRAALRLSDELVDEFLTADLIVAGIPFYNFGMPSGFKAYIDQIVRVGRTFSFNPDNKKAPFQPL; this is translated from the coding sequence ATGATAAATCTGCTACACCTTGACGCCAGTCCACGAGGCGAGCGGTCGCACACACGACGCCTCACCGCCGAATTCGTTGGGGAGTGGCGGAAAGCCTATCCGCTTGATGCCGTCACCTACCGAGACATCGGACGAAACCCGATTCCTCATGTCACGGAGGATTGGATTGCTGGTGCATTTACGCCATCGGAAAGACGCACAGGTAGCATGAGAGCCGCCCTTCGCCTCAGTGACGAATTGGTTGACGAGTTTCTCACGGCTGACCTCATCGTGGCGGGGATTCCATTTTACAACTTCGGAATGCCCAGCGGATTCAAAGCGTACATCGACCAGATCGTTCGAGTGGGTCGCACCTTCTCGTTCAACCCTGACAACAAAAAGGCCCCGTTTCAACCTTTGTAA
- a CDS encoding metallophosphoesterase, with amino-acid sequence MIRSFLILCCVFASAPALGDDVASVATTRICFLVCGDPQYLAEHADKPMKLDPLSEQANSGFVKRVLALPGSKLPETMGGGTVATDLRGLINTGDLIDSLDKNGGQYPAMQRFEWQRFLADYGLTGKDGRIPLPVYEIHGNHDGPQGDTFVVDAIIARNKIRSGVVSVSSNGLHYSWDWGPVHLINLGMFVGEGEQRREDHHYAPRASLEFLKADLVKHVGDSGRPVILSHHLHLDAPEYDWPAEDLAAYYDAIQDYNVVAIFNGHTHGSPPKHRRWDGKRIGPDVEGIDNYDPDDAGASKLHKGMPVGLAHGLLYVEIIDRAGADHDQMTVRSYVTRDNWETARWDRLWQKQIESPDRELDEPATAP; translated from the coding sequence ATGATCCGATCGTTTCTGATTCTCTGCTGCGTTTTCGCTTCCGCGCCGGCGCTTGGCGACGACGTCGCGTCGGTTGCTACAACCAGGATCTGCTTTCTCGTCTGCGGCGATCCTCAGTACCTGGCCGAGCACGCCGACAAGCCGATGAAGCTCGATCCGCTATCCGAGCAGGCCAACAGCGGTTTCGTAAAGCGAGTTCTCGCCCTGCCGGGGTCAAAGCTGCCCGAGACGATGGGCGGCGGTACGGTCGCGACTGATTTGCGTGGTCTGATCAATACGGGGGACCTGATCGACAGCCTCGATAAAAACGGCGGCCAGTACCCCGCGATGCAGCGTTTCGAGTGGCAACGGTTCCTGGCTGACTACGGTCTCACCGGGAAAGATGGGCGGATTCCACTGCCCGTTTATGAGATCCATGGCAACCATGACGGGCCGCAGGGCGACACCTTCGTTGTCGACGCCATCATCGCGCGGAACAAGATCCGATCAGGCGTCGTTAGCGTATCTTCCAACGGGCTGCACTACTCCTGGGACTGGGGGCCAGTGCATCTGATCAACCTGGGGATGTTCGTCGGCGAGGGCGAGCAGCGTCGTGAAGATCATCACTACGCACCCCGTGCGAGTCTGGAGTTCCTCAAGGCCGATCTCGTCAAACACGTGGGCGACAGTGGCCGGCCCGTTATCCTCTCCCACCACCTGCACCTGGACGCCCCAGAGTACGACTGGCCCGCCGAAGATCTCGCCGCGTATTACGACGCGATCCAGGACTACAACGTCGTCGCCATCTTCAACGGTCACACGCACGGTTCTCCGCCAAAACACCGCCGCTGGGATGGCAAACGGATCGGCCCTGATGTCGAAGGCATCGACAACTACGACCCCGACGACGCGGGCGCATCCAAACTCCACAAGGGCATGCCTGTCGGCCTCGCCCACGGCCTGCTCTATGTCGAGATCATCGACCGCGCCGGCGCCGATCACGACCAGATGACGGTCCGATCGTATGTGACCCGCGACAACTGGGAGACGGCTCGATGGGACCGTCTCTGGCAGAAGCAGATCGAATCACCTGACCGCGAGCTGGACGAGCCGGCAACGGCGCCCTGA
- a CDS encoding TetR/AcrR family transcriptional regulator — protein MSKKRTRKTDARQRMVETAERLFYAEGIRAVGIDRIIAEAEVAKMTLYNHFSSKDDLILAVLKYREEKFDSLFEKWMERHIKAGMDRLEAFFAALKDWFESPGFRGCMFINACVELADAGHEGSQFSAQHKERFHTMLREIIDETAGAKVAETTAPAVSLLVEGAIVTAVMEQSSKPADLARDAALALVSKTSRKRR, from the coding sequence ATGAGCAAGAAACGAACCAGGAAGACGGACGCCCGACAGCGGATGGTGGAGACAGCCGAGCGACTGTTCTACGCCGAGGGAATTCGGGCCGTAGGCATTGACCGCATCATTGCCGAGGCGGAAGTCGCCAAAATGACGCTCTACAACCACTTTTCCTCCAAGGACGACTTGATTCTAGCGGTTCTCAAGTACCGGGAAGAGAAGTTCGACAGCCTCTTCGAGAAGTGGATGGAACGGCACATCAAGGCAGGCATGGATCGCCTGGAAGCGTTCTTTGCGGCGCTCAAGGATTGGTTTGAAAGCCCCGGCTTTCGGGGCTGCATGTTCATCAACGCCTGTGTCGAGTTGGCGGACGCAGGGCACGAAGGCTCGCAGTTCTCTGCCCAGCATAAGGAACGATTCCATACAATGTTGAGAGAGATCATTGACGAAACCGCTGGAGCAAAGGTAGCGGAAACGACAGCACCCGCCGTCTCACTCTTGGTCGAAGGAGCAATAGTGACCGCCGTGATGGAGCAGTCTTCGAAACCGGCTGACTTGGCGAGGGATGCTGCGCTGGCCCTCGTTTCAAAAACGTCGAGGAAGCGCAGGTAG
- a CDS encoding anti-sigma factor: MPLSNIELEALLRLVGLTNDKEINCEQCLALVAEFAELELAGNSVPEGLKMVEQHLSVCSECREEYEALQRVLGDLNNEPGNST; encoded by the coding sequence ATGCCACTTTCCAATATAGAACTAGAAGCCTTGCTGCGGCTCGTCGGCCTCACCAATGACAAAGAGATCAACTGCGAGCAGTGTCTTGCGCTGGTCGCTGAGTTTGCCGAACTCGAACTGGCTGGGAACTCGGTGCCAGAGGGCCTCAAGATGGTCGAGCAACATCTGTCTGTTTGCTCGGAGTGCCGGGAAGAGTACGAGGCTTTGCAACGGGTGTTGGGTGACCTGAACAACGAACCGGGTAATTCGACGTAA
- a CDS encoding carboxymuconolactone decarboxylase family protein, producing MPRIQPVNRTTADSKTANLLGSVEKKMGQVPNIIATMATSPAVAQAYLGFSQSLSTGQLPARLREQIALVVGETNNCEYCLAAHTALGKGAGLTEGETCDARRAEAKDDKERAALRFARTIVNERGRVSDEDVQAVRQAGYDDGEIAEIVANVALNIFTNYFNHVAGTEVDFPVAPELTAA from the coding sequence ATGCCTCGAATTCAACCTGTCAATCGAACCACGGCTGACTCGAAGACCGCCAATCTACTCGGATCGGTCGAGAAAAAAATGGGCCAAGTACCGAACATCATCGCTACGATGGCGACCTCCCCTGCCGTCGCCCAGGCATATCTCGGATTCAGCCAGTCGCTCTCCACCGGCCAGCTTCCCGCTCGCTTGCGGGAGCAGATTGCGTTGGTCGTGGGCGAGACGAACAACTGCGAATACTGCTTGGCAGCGCACACGGCGCTGGGCAAAGGAGCCGGTTTGACCGAAGGAGAAACCTGCGATGCCCGCCGTGCGGAAGCTAAAGATGACAAGGAACGAGCCGCTCTCCGGTTCGCTCGCACGATTGTCAACGAGCGTGGCCGGGTTTCCGACGAGGATGTTCAGGCCGTGCGACAAGCCGGCTACGACGACGGCGAGATCGCTGAGATTGTGGCGAATGTCGCTCTCAACATCTTCACCAACTACTTCAATCATGTGGCAGGCACGGAAGTCGATTTTCCCGTCGCCCCAGAACTGACAGCAGCGTAA
- a CDS encoding pyridoxamine 5'-phosphate oxidase family protein — translation MHEYPSDIAFTPAVKAIQTAKGSRASYGKMEERGSWQTTVTPELEAFLADLDMFYLGTANGQAQPYIQYRGGAPGFLKAIDEKTLGFADFGGNQQYISLGNLSENPKAFIFLMDYVHSRRIKLWGKARVVEGDAQLENRLRDPEYPGKVERVVLFEIEAWDINCPQHIHKRFPQREVTPVVEQLHQRVHEPEAQLATLRQTNTL, via the coding sequence ATGCACGAATACCCTAGCGACATCGCCTTCACGCCTGCCGTCAAAGCGATCCAAACGGCGAAGGGTTCTCGCGCTTCTTACGGCAAGATGGAGGAGCGAGGAAGTTGGCAAACGACCGTCACGCCTGAGCTTGAAGCGTTCCTTGCCGATCTGGATATGTTCTACCTCGGCACGGCCAACGGCCAAGCTCAGCCCTACATCCAATACCGGGGTGGTGCGCCCGGCTTCCTGAAAGCCATCGACGAGAAGACTCTGGGCTTCGCTGACTTCGGTGGCAACCAGCAGTACATCAGCTTGGGAAATCTATCGGAGAATCCCAAGGCGTTCATTTTCCTCATGGACTACGTGCATAGCCGTCGCATCAAGCTCTGGGGCAAGGCGAGGGTCGTCGAGGGAGATGCTCAACTGGAGAACAGACTTCGTGACCCGGAATACCCCGGCAAAGTTGAACGAGTCGTTCTCTTCGAGATTGAAGCATGGGACATCAACTGTCCGCAGCATATCCACAAACGGTTTCCGCAGCGGGAAGTTACTCCAGTCGTCGAGCAGCTTCACCAGCGAGTGCATGAACCCGAAGCACAACTGGCGACGTTGCGGCAGACCAATACGCTCTGA
- a CDS encoding NAD(P)H-dependent oxidoreductase yields the protein MTFGKRLIAVVSRGDGGYGPGGRNETHNHLDPHLRTAFDFIGVSDVTIVAVENDEHGGTALAESLTAARETLSKFVGSTRLTPCLA from the coding sequence TTGACCTTCGGAAAGCGACTGATTGCCGTCGTTTCTCGTGGTGACGGGGGCTACGGACCCGGAGGGAGAAATGAAACACACAATCATCTCGATCCGCATTTACGAACGGCTTTCGACTTCATTGGCGTGTCGGATGTGACCATCGTGGCTGTCGAGAACGACGAACATGGCGGAACAGCCTTGGCGGAATCGCTGACCGCCGCCCGTGAGACACTTAGCAAGTTTGTAGGCTCGACCAGGTTGACGCCTTGTCTCGCTTGA
- a CDS encoding RNA polymerase sigma factor produces the protein MSQDKEPLYAALLHGDDQRDSALSELRVVLVRHLRKALSSYARADDPFLEDAVQDSLLRILERLDQFEGRSRFVTWATTIAIHVAMSELRRSRWRDVSLDQVVDETSPLSRFATDDSSGPGNQVERNTILEKMQEVIDTQLTEKQRTAILAEMNGMPQEEIARQLGSNRNAVYKLTHDARKKLKQGLEATGYGADDIRAAFAK, from the coding sequence ATGAGCCAAGACAAAGAACCACTCTATGCGGCCTTGTTGCACGGCGACGACCAACGGGACTCGGCTCTTTCCGAGTTGCGAGTGGTTCTCGTGCGCCATCTTCGCAAGGCATTGTCGAGTTACGCTCGTGCCGACGATCCATTTCTGGAAGACGCCGTACAAGATTCACTCTTGCGAATTCTTGAGCGGCTCGATCAGTTTGAAGGCCGCAGTCGGTTTGTCACTTGGGCGACGACCATCGCAATACATGTCGCCATGTCGGAACTTCGACGATCTCGCTGGCGGGATGTGTCGCTCGACCAGGTGGTTGACGAAACATCGCCGCTTTCTCGGTTTGCGACCGATGATAGCTCGGGACCCGGCAACCAGGTAGAACGAAATACAATTCTTGAGAAGATGCAGGAAGTTATCGACACCCAACTCACGGAGAAGCAGCGAACGGCAATATTGGCCGAGATGAATGGGATGCCGCAGGAAGAAATTGCCCGGCAACTTGGGAGCAATCGAAACGCCGTTTATAAGCTGACGCACGACGCCCGCAAGAAGCTGAAGCAAGGGTTGGAGGCGACCGGATATGGCGCCGACGACATTCGTGCCGCCTTTGCCAAATAA
- a CDS encoding cysteine hydrolase, with protein sequence MSQSTPINADQPAIVYGSGRKPDAAIPRPGLDLRRGRVAVVVTDPQIDFLSPQGVSWSVVGQNVTDNNTVENIGKLFAASKDSDVPLFISPHYYYPHDHKWRFEGALERLMHDIQMFDRPGALDLNGFEGSGADWLEQYKPFINDGETVVTSPHKVYGPESNDLTLQLRKRGIEQVVLAGMSANLCVESHLRELLEQGFEVAVVGDATAAAQIPGYDGYEAAITNFRFLASDLWSTGEAIERLAQRP encoded by the coding sequence ATGTCGCAATCGACGCCAATCAATGCTGACCAACCCGCCATCGTTTACGGTTCTGGCCGCAAGCCGGACGCCGCCATCCCCCGCCCCGGTTTGGACCTTCGCAGGGGGCGTGTCGCCGTCGTCGTCACCGATCCGCAGATCGACTTTCTGAGTCCGCAGGGGGTCAGTTGGTCGGTCGTAGGCCAAAACGTAACGGACAACAACACCGTCGAAAACATTGGCAAATTGTTCGCCGCATCCAAGGACAGCGACGTGCCATTGTTCATTAGCCCCCACTACTACTACCCCCACGATCACAAGTGGCGGTTCGAGGGAGCGCTCGAACGGTTGATGCACGACATCCAGATGTTTGACCGGCCAGGTGCGCTTGATCTTAACGGATTCGAGGGATCGGGAGCCGATTGGTTGGAGCAGTACAAGCCATTCATCAACGATGGGGAGACGGTCGTTACCAGCCCGCACAAGGTTTACGGTCCTGAATCCAATGACCTGACTCTTCAACTCCGCAAACGAGGGATTGAGCAAGTCGTCCTTGCCGGGATGTCAGCCAATCTGTGCGTCGAATCTCACTTGCGTGAACTCTTGGAACAAGGCTTCGAAGTCGCCGTCGTCGGTGACGCCACCGCAGCCGCACAGATTCCTGGCTACGACGGGTACGAAGCGGCAATCACCAACTTTCGCTTTCTCGCCAGCGACTTGTGGAGTACCGGCGAAGCCATCGAGCGACTGGCCCAACGCCCGTAA
- a CDS encoding DUF5060 domain-containing protein produces the protein MKRLLLFAFRLSTCCLLQARVVASRLNPAELGPFAQWAKIEIQLAGPDLAGGGDPNPFGIEVDGVFPGPGGKVVTVPGFYDGDGRGGLDGNVWKVPFPADEVGEWLFRSRYENRSLHDQTASFTVVQAIRPMTITTPIHTIRLNTFTPVDDSTQSPSQSRTPPGPSSTNS, from the coding sequence ATGAAACGACTCCTGCTCTTCGCATTTCGTCTTTCAACGTGTTGCCTCCTCCAGGCAAGAGTCGTCGCCTCCCGCTTGAACCCAGCGGAACTGGGACCGTTCGCCCAATGGGCGAAGATCGAGATCCAACTGGCCGGGCCGGACCTGGCAGGGGGAGGCGATCCCAATCCCTTTGGGATCGAGGTCGATGGCGTCTTCCCAGGACCAGGCGGCAAGGTGGTTACCGTCCCCGGATTCTACGACGGCGACGGCCGTGGCGGGCTGGACGGCAACGTGTGGAAGGTCCCTTTCCCCGCTGACGAAGTGGGCGAGTGGTTGTTCCGCTCGCGGTATGAAAACCGTTCGCTGCATGACCAGACCGCATCGTTTACCGTCGTCCAGGCGATCAGACCAATGACGATCACAACTCCAATCCATACAATTCGCTTGAACACCTTCACTCCTGTGGATGACTCAACCCAATCGCCTTCGCAATCACGAACCCCGCCCGGCCCATCGTCAACCAACAGTTAG
- a CDS encoding S1 family peptidase has product MRLRHIGPVAVYVYTLAFAICATGQQPEGRTVVLPVHSYQALELLQPKLAPLDVESQLAIDKLKLLAGPSRGPGAVVFPEVAPSTVVVRSGGGHGTGFIVDAEGWILTNNHVIAGASVHQGTSARVAFIHFGHMEDGFMVLEKEGHPAFIYAASPEKDLALLKLIAIPAGRELTPIKLAEKISPPGSDCFTIGHPTSGLFWSLRSGEVVGIGKYPHDLIDNIMPQLTLAGAPKEAFEQSLRQSTPRKALISSCGINPGDSGGPLVNTDGELIAVNFAIPKLDQKRGVNLDKFSYHVHLDEVKDFLAVRPERPEVFVPNVWPAAAASRLLDFDGDDKMETWMFVPAQDVPPSGLLFDLDGDTPETFVEEFKAGKAKRDQFEFEFVLQLAPVRAFYDRDGDGQVDLILTDANDDGVSDLTISKTAEGWKRLDRDDQAVYDPRYFNDQATGERFQAIVLDRVLKKKPSESTDDKNTSNNKDEAPPAVAP; this is encoded by the coding sequence ATGAGATTGCGCCACATTGGCCCCGTCGCCGTTTATGTATACACCCTTGCGTTTGCGATTTGCGCAACGGGGCAGCAACCTGAGGGCCGCACGGTGGTGCTGCCGGTCCACAGCTACCAGGCTCTGGAGTTATTGCAGCCAAAACTCGCCCCACTCGACGTCGAGTCGCAGCTGGCGATTGATAAATTGAAGTTGCTCGCCGGACCCAGTCGCGGACCCGGCGCGGTTGTTTTCCCCGAGGTAGCGCCGTCGACTGTCGTGGTCCGCTCGGGCGGCGGCCACGGTACAGGATTCATCGTCGACGCCGAGGGTTGGATTTTGACCAACAACCACGTGATCGCAGGCGCCAGCGTCCATCAGGGCACGAGCGCTCGTGTCGCTTTTATCCATTTTGGACATATGGAAGACGGCTTCATGGTGCTGGAGAAGGAGGGCCATCCGGCGTTCATTTACGCCGCCAGCCCCGAGAAAGATTTGGCGCTGCTCAAGCTGATTGCGATCCCCGCAGGCCGCGAGCTGACGCCGATCAAACTGGCCGAAAAGATTTCCCCGCCGGGCTCCGACTGCTTCACGATCGGCCATCCAACCAGCGGCCTTTTCTGGTCGCTTCGGAGCGGCGAGGTCGTCGGCATCGGCAAGTACCCGCATGACCTGATCGACAACATCATGCCGCAACTCACGCTCGCCGGCGCACCGAAGGAGGCGTTCGAACAATCGCTTCGCCAGAGTACTCCGCGAAAGGCCCTGATTTCCAGTTGCGGCATCAATCCCGGCGACTCGGGAGGACCTCTGGTCAACACCGACGGCGAACTGATCGCCGTGAACTTTGCGATCCCCAAACTCGACCAGAAACGCGGCGTTAATCTGGACAAGTTCAGCTACCACGTGCACCTCGACGAGGTGAAAGACTTCCTGGCCGTTAGGCCGGAAAGGCCGGAGGTCTTCGTCCCCAACGTCTGGCCAGCCGCCGCGGCCAGTCGACTGTTGGACTTCGATGGAGACGACAAAATGGAAACCTGGATGTTCGTTCCCGCGCAAGACGTCCCGCCGTCAGGATTGCTGTTCGATCTGGACGGCGACACGCCGGAGACGTTTGTCGAGGAGTTCAAAGCGGGAAAAGCGAAACGCGACCAATTCGAATTCGAATTCGTTCTGCAACTCGCGCCGGTACGGGCGTTCTATGATCGCGACGGTGACGGCCAAGTCGATTTAATTCTGACAGACGCCAACGATGATGGCGTTAGCGACCTGACGATCTCGAAGACGGCCGAGGGCTGGAAACGCCTTGATCGCGACGATCAAGCGGTATATGACCCGCGTTATTTTAATGACCAAGCGACGGGCGAACGTTTTCAAGCGATTGTTCTCGATCGGGTGCTCAAGAAAAAACCGTCAGAAAGCACGGACGACAAAAATACCTCGAACAACAAGGACGAAGCTCCGCCAGCAGTGGCGCCCTGA